The following proteins come from a genomic window of Streptomyces sp. Sge12:
- a CDS encoding isoamylase early set domain-containing protein: MLERKQLKGRTKVTFVLPEDTPDGPVSVVGDFNHWNPAAHPLEPRGDGTRAATVALPANSTHSFRYLAAGDCWFDDEHADSHDGTNSRLHT, encoded by the coding sequence GTGCTCGAACGCAAGCAGCTCAAGGGCCGTACGAAGGTCACGTTCGTCCTGCCCGAGGACACACCGGACGGGCCCGTGAGCGTGGTCGGTGACTTCAACCACTGGAACCCGGCCGCTCACCCCTTGGAGCCCCGCGGGGACGGCACCCGCGCCGCAACCGTCGCCCTCCCCGCCAACAGCACACACTCCTTCCGCTACCTCGCGGCCGGCGACTGCTGGTTCGACGACGAGCACGCAGACAGCCACGACGGCACCAACAGCCGCCTCCACACCTGA
- a CDS encoding SRPBCC family protein, protein MSHVKESIEVDVPVRTAYDQWTQFESFPQFMDGVERIEQRTDTLTHWVTKISGVEREFDAEITEQIPDTKVAWVTVGGESEQSGLVTFESIDPTHTQVTLMMDFDPEGMAENIGDKLGFVDRQVKGDLKRFKHFIEDRGTATGQWRGQV, encoded by the coding sequence ATGTCACATGTCAAGGAGTCCATCGAGGTCGATGTTCCGGTCCGTACGGCGTACGACCAGTGGACGCAGTTCGAGTCGTTTCCGCAGTTCATGGATGGGGTGGAGCGGATCGAACAGCGCACGGACACGCTCACGCACTGGGTGACGAAGATCAGCGGTGTCGAGAGGGAGTTCGACGCGGAGATCACGGAGCAGATCCCGGATACCAAGGTGGCGTGGGTGACCGTCGGAGGCGAGAGCGAGCAGTCCGGCCTGGTGACCTTCGAGTCCATCGATCCCACCCATACGCAGGTCACGCTGATGATGGACTTCGATCCCGAGGGGATGGCGGAGAACATCGGCGACAAGCTCGGCTTCGTCGACCGACAGGTCAAGGGTGATCTGAAGCGCTTCAAGCACTTCATCGAAGACCGAGGCACCGCCACCGGACAGTGGCGGGGCCAGGTCTGA
- a CDS encoding 2'-5' RNA ligase family protein produces the protein MPEPGTTAVVILLPDAAPLLDAARRIDPALVRHGVPAHVSLLYPFVPEPALTGRDERSVRTLAARFPAADLVLEELVTASGFVGVTVAELQPIVDAFRARWPGLRPYGGRFGAEPAAHVTVAMGADDPAASAHVRAAVGSLLPLRTRAAAVQLVVLTEEGWRPRLTAPLGVPDGR, from the coding sequence GTGCCAGAGCCGGGAACCACTGCCGTCGTCATTCTCCTGCCCGATGCCGCTCCGCTCCTCGATGCGGCGCGGCGTATCGATCCGGCCCTCGTGCGCCATGGGGTGCCGGCGCACGTCTCGCTCCTCTACCCGTTCGTGCCGGAGCCGGCGCTGACCGGTCGGGACGAGCGCAGCGTGCGTACCCTGGCGGCGCGTTTTCCGGCTGCCGACCTGGTCCTGGAGGAGCTCGTGACGGCGTCCGGCTTCGTCGGCGTCACCGTTGCGGAACTCCAGCCGATCGTCGATGCGTTCCGCGCCCGGTGGCCCGGGTTGCGCCCGTACGGGGGCCGCTTCGGGGCAGAGCCCGCGGCTCATGTCACCGTCGCCATGGGCGCGGACGACCCGGCGGCCTCCGCACACGTCCGCGCTGCGGTCGGCAGCCTGCTGCCGCTGCGCACCCGCGCGGCAGCGGTCCAGCTGGTGGTGCTGACGGAGGAAGGCTGGCGGCCGCGGTTGACCGCGCCGCTCGGCGTCCCGGACGGCCGCTGA
- a CDS encoding DUF2087 domain-containing protein, which translates to MAQSTEQQPARTRDVNDLFSGGRLTAIPRKVARREQVLVHLAQTLFEEGRGYSEPEVNEALHTVHEDSSALRRYLITSGLLTRTRDGSCYRRSTTTR; encoded by the coding sequence ATGGCACAGAGCACTGAACAGCAGCCCGCCCGTACCCGGGACGTCAACGACCTCTTCTCCGGCGGGCGCCTCACCGCGATCCCCCGCAAGGTCGCGCGGCGCGAGCAGGTGCTCGTCCACCTCGCGCAGACCCTCTTCGAGGAGGGACGGGGGTACTCCGAACCCGAGGTGAACGAGGCGCTGCACACCGTGCACGAGGACTCCTCGGCGCTGCGGCGCTACCTCATCACCTCGGGTCTGCTCACACGGACCCGCGACGGCAGCTGCTACCGCCGGTCGACGACCACCCGGTAG
- a CDS encoding metallophosphoesterase gives MIVIAHLSDVHLDGGRRAADRTRAVMEYLDALPHDLDAVLVSGDIADHGKDAEYEQAAELLRSRHPLVVCPGNHDERAAFRRGLLGEASASTAPVDQVLRGEGFVLAVCDSSVPGADHGLLEDSTLAWLDGVLTGTPRQTPVLVAFHHPPAPLHTPYVDEIRQFGEERLAALAERHPHLTAFLCGHAHTAAATTFAGRPLLVAPGVVSTLRLPWETQTGPDHHVHLGEPPALAFHVIGDDGRLTTHYRVVVDRR, from the coding sequence GTGATCGTGATCGCCCACCTCAGCGACGTCCATCTCGACGGTGGCAGGCGCGCCGCCGACCGCACCCGCGCCGTCATGGAGTACCTCGACGCACTGCCCCACGACCTGGACGCCGTGCTCGTCAGCGGGGACATAGCCGACCACGGCAAGGACGCCGAGTACGAGCAGGCCGCCGAACTACTGCGCTCGCGCCACCCGCTGGTGGTCTGCCCCGGCAACCACGACGAGCGCGCCGCGTTCCGCCGCGGCCTGCTGGGGGAGGCGTCCGCCTCCACCGCGCCCGTCGACCAGGTGCTGCGCGGCGAGGGCTTCGTCCTCGCCGTGTGCGACTCGTCCGTTCCCGGCGCGGACCACGGCCTCCTGGAGGACTCCACCCTGGCGTGGCTGGACGGCGTACTGACCGGCACCCCGCGGCAGACCCCGGTCCTGGTCGCCTTCCACCACCCGCCGGCCCCGCTGCACACCCCGTACGTGGACGAGATCCGCCAGTTCGGGGAGGAGCGGCTCGCGGCACTCGCCGAGCGCCACCCGCACCTGACCGCGTTCCTGTGCGGGCACGCCCACACCGCCGCGGCCACCACCTTCGCCGGGCGGCCGCTGCTGGTGGCGCCCGGCGTCGTCTCCACGCTGCGGCTGCCGTGGGAGACGCAGACCGGCCCCGACCACCACGTCCACCTCGGCGAACCGCCGGCGCTCGCCTTCCACGTGATCGGTGACGACGGCCGGCTGACGACCCACTACCGGGTGGTCGTCGACCGGCGGTAG
- a CDS encoding dihydrolipoyl dehydrogenase family protein — MTEAVEYDVVVLGGGPAGENIVDRTRAAGLSTALVESELVGGECSYWACVPSKALLRPALARADARRVPGLAGAVQGPLDAAAVFAHRDYWTGDWKDQGQIDWIESTGAHLYRGHGRLYGVRKVAVTSFEGEHHILSARHAVVVATGSRAVIPDLPGIAGARPWTSREATSAKEVPGRLLIVGGSVVAVEMATAWQALGSQVTVLARDSGLLPRMEPFAGELVADALREAGAEVRIGVSVEAVVRDGSTGPVRVVLEGGETLEGDELLMATGRAPRTEDIGLDTVGLPAGKWIDVDDTCRVPAHDWLYAVGDVNHRALLTHQGKYQARVVGAVIAARAAGTPLDTEPWGEHTPTADVRALPQAVFTDPEAAAAGLTLAEAERAGYRVRAVDYDMSKVSGAGLYADGYRGRARMIVDLDREVLLGVTFVGPGAAEMIHAATIAVAGEVPIRRLWHAVPSFPTISEIWLRLLETYRG; from the coding sequence ATGACTGAAGCGGTGGAGTACGACGTAGTGGTCCTCGGCGGGGGCCCGGCCGGCGAGAACATCGTCGACCGGACCCGTGCCGCCGGACTGAGCACGGCGCTCGTCGAGAGCGAACTGGTGGGCGGCGAGTGCTCGTACTGGGCCTGCGTCCCGAGCAAGGCGCTGCTGCGCCCGGCCCTGGCCCGGGCCGACGCCCGCCGGGTGCCCGGGCTGGCCGGGGCCGTCCAGGGCCCCCTGGATGCGGCCGCGGTGTTCGCGCACCGCGACTACTGGACCGGTGACTGGAAGGACCAGGGGCAGATCGACTGGATCGAGTCCACCGGGGCCCACCTGTACCGGGGCCACGGCCGGCTCTACGGCGTCCGTAAGGTCGCCGTCACCAGTTTCGAGGGCGAGCACCACATCCTGTCCGCCCGGCACGCGGTGGTCGTCGCCACCGGCAGCCGGGCCGTGATCCCCGACCTGCCCGGTATCGCCGGGGCCCGCCCCTGGACCAGCCGCGAGGCGACCTCCGCGAAGGAGGTCCCGGGGCGGCTGCTGATCGTGGGCGGCTCGGTCGTGGCCGTCGAGATGGCCACCGCCTGGCAGGCCCTCGGCTCGCAGGTCACCGTCCTGGCGCGCGATTCCGGGCTGCTGCCGCGGATGGAGCCCTTCGCGGGGGAGCTGGTGGCGGACGCGCTGCGCGAGGCCGGGGCGGAGGTCCGTATCGGGGTGTCCGTCGAGGCGGTCGTACGGGACGGCTCGACCGGGCCCGTCCGCGTGGTCCTGGAGGGCGGCGAGACGCTGGAGGGCGACGAGCTGCTGATGGCGACGGGCCGCGCGCCCCGGACCGAGGACATCGGCCTGGACACCGTCGGGCTCCCGGCCGGGAAGTGGATCGATGTCGACGACACCTGCCGCGTGCCCGCGCACGACTGGCTTTACGCCGTCGGGGACGTCAACCACCGCGCGCTCCTCACCCACCAGGGCAAGTACCAGGCGCGTGTCGTCGGAGCCGTGATCGCCGCCCGCGCGGCCGGCACCCCGCTGGACACCGAGCCCTGGGGCGAGCACACCCCGACCGCCGACGTCCGCGCCCTCCCGCAGGCGGTCTTCACCGATCCGGAGGCCGCGGCCGCGGGCCTGACCCTGGCCGAGGCCGAACGGGCCGGGTACCGGGTGCGGGCGGTCGACTACGACATGTCCAAGGTCTCCGGTGCCGGGCTGTACGCCGACGGCTACCGGGGGCGGGCGCGGATGATCGTCGACCTCGACCGCGAGGTGCTCCTGGGAGTCACCTTCGTCGGACCGGGGGCCGCCGAGATGATCCACGCGGCCACCATCGCGGTCGCCGGAGAGGTCCCGATCCGGCGCCTGTGGCACGCGGTGCCGTCCTTCCCGACCATCAGCGAGATCTGGCTGCGGCTGCTGGAGACCTACCGGGGGTGA
- a CDS encoding thioredoxin family protein, which produces MATVELTKENFDQTVSENPFVLIDFWAGWCRPCLQFAPVYERASEAHPDLVFAKVDTEAQQELAGAFQITSIPTLMIVRDQVAIFAQPGALPEAALTDLIRQARDLDMDEVHAKIAAEQKGAEGTGGAGGASTEAPGTPEA; this is translated from the coding sequence GTGGCTACAGTCGAGCTCACCAAGGAAAACTTCGACCAGACGGTCAGCGAGAACCCGTTCGTGCTGATCGACTTCTGGGCGGGCTGGTGCCGGCCGTGCCTGCAGTTCGCCCCGGTCTACGAGCGGGCCTCCGAGGCGCACCCGGACCTCGTGTTCGCCAAGGTGGACACCGAGGCGCAGCAGGAGCTGGCCGGGGCCTTCCAGATCACCTCGATCCCGACGCTGATGATCGTCCGGGACCAGGTGGCGATCTTCGCGCAGCCCGGCGCACTGCCGGAGGCGGCGCTGACGGACCTCATCCGGCAGGCACGTGATCTCGACATGGACGAGGTCCACGCCAAGATCGCCGCGGAGCAGAAGGGCGCCGAGGGCACCGGAGGAGCCGGAGGAGCCAGTACGGAGGCTCCCGGCACGCCGGAGGCCTGA
- a CDS encoding aldehyde dehydrogenase family protein, whose product MPLLDPTLWQDGPTLTGGAAPVVEPATGRTLATIDLAAPADVAEAAVRARAAQRDWARATHPERAAVLRRAGDLFTAHADELRDWLVRESGSIPGKADFELHVAAQECYEAAALASRPTGQVLPSEAPRLSFTRRVPAGVVGVVAPFNAPLILSIRSVAPALALGNAVLLKPDRRTAVCGGLALAAVLAAAGLPCGLLQVLPGGAGTGAAVVADPRVRVVSFTGSTAAGRSVGELAGRHLKRVHLELGGNSALVVLSDADIESAVAQASWGSFFHQGQICMTAGRHLVHASLYDEYVERLAVRAEELAVGDPYREQVHLGPLIDRAQLERVHALVEASTERGAKLVAGGTHRDLFYRPTVLAGVTDDTPAYTEEVFGPVAPVRSFATEEEAVALASAGPYGLSLGIVTRDAARGLDLAERIPTGIAHVNDQTVNDEAVAPFGGVGASGTGARFGGEANLDAFTELRWTTARSTPAAHPF is encoded by the coding sequence CCCGGTCGTCGAACCCGCCACCGGCCGCACCCTCGCCACCATCGACCTCGCGGCGCCCGCCGATGTCGCGGAGGCCGCCGTACGGGCCCGCGCGGCGCAGCGGGACTGGGCGCGCGCCACCCACCCGGAGCGGGCGGCCGTGCTGCGCCGCGCCGGGGACCTGTTCACCGCCCACGCCGACGAGCTGCGCGATTGGCTGGTCCGCGAGTCCGGCTCGATACCCGGCAAGGCCGACTTCGAGCTGCACGTCGCCGCGCAGGAGTGCTACGAGGCGGCCGCGCTGGCCTCCCGCCCCACCGGGCAGGTGCTGCCGAGCGAAGCGCCCCGGCTGTCCTTCACCCGCCGGGTGCCGGCCGGAGTGGTCGGGGTCGTGGCCCCCTTCAACGCCCCACTGATCCTGTCCATCCGCTCGGTCGCGCCCGCGCTGGCCCTCGGCAACGCGGTGCTGCTCAAGCCCGACCGGCGCACCGCCGTCTGCGGCGGCCTCGCCCTCGCCGCGGTCCTCGCGGCGGCCGGACTGCCGTGCGGGCTGTTGCAGGTCCTGCCCGGCGGCGCCGGGACGGGCGCCGCCGTGGTCGCCGACCCGCGGGTCCGGGTGGTGTCCTTCACCGGATCCACCGCGGCCGGCCGGTCCGTCGGTGAACTGGCGGGCCGTCACCTCAAGCGGGTGCACCTGGAGTTGGGTGGCAACTCGGCGCTCGTCGTGCTCAGCGACGCCGACATCGAGTCCGCCGTCGCCCAGGCCTCCTGGGGCTCCTTCTTCCACCAGGGCCAGATCTGCATGACGGCCGGGCGCCACCTCGTCCACGCCTCCCTCTACGACGAGTACGTCGAGCGGCTCGCCGTACGGGCCGAGGAGCTCGCCGTGGGGGACCCGTACCGCGAGCAGGTCCACCTGGGCCCGCTGATCGACCGCGCCCAGCTGGAGCGCGTACACGCCCTGGTGGAGGCCAGCACCGAGCGGGGTGCCAAGCTCGTCGCCGGCGGCACGCACCGGGACCTCTTCTACCGGCCGACCGTCCTGGCGGGCGTCACCGACGACACCCCCGCGTACACCGAGGAGGTCTTCGGCCCCGTCGCGCCCGTACGGTCCTTCGCGACGGAGGAGGAGGCGGTCGCACTGGCCTCGGCGGGCCCGTACGGCCTCTCCCTAGGGATCGTGACCCGGGACGCGGCGCGCGGGCTCGACCTGGCCGAGCGGATCCCGACCGGGATCGCGCACGTCAACGACCAGACGGTCAATGACGAGGCCGTCGCCCCGTTCGGCGGAGTCGGCGCCTCCGGCACCGGCGCCCGCTTCGGCGGCGAGGCGAACCTGGACGCCTTCACCGAGCTGCGCTGGACCACGGCCCGCAGCACCCCGGCCGCACACCCGTTCTAG